Proteins from a genomic interval of Brachybacterium vulturis:
- a CDS encoding rhomboid family intramembrane serine protease gives MERPSYGYSAEDNPDPQAPPVCPRHPDRMSYVRCKRCERPACPDCQRPTSVGVLCVDCEREISRQQASTRPRNAMGARIGQSTPYVTYALIGLCVLGYLGQTVVPQIVVQLGLFVPFRAVAMPWTFFTAGFLHGGILHLALNMYALWIVGRYLEQVLGRVRFSAVYLVSMLGGHTAVYLIANSLEQSWYTGTLGASGGVFGLFAAMFIVNRHLGGQTAQILVLIGLNLVITFTVPGISWQGHLGGLVLGAAVTAGMFALRPKAGPGTDRQALARRSALVHSAVVVAAVLLCVVVIAVKTLLVLGQ, from the coding sequence ATGGAACGACCCAGCTACGGCTACAGCGCCGAGGACAATCCGGACCCCCAGGCCCCGCCGGTGTGTCCGCGGCACCCCGACCGGATGAGCTACGTGCGCTGCAAGCGCTGTGAGCGCCCGGCCTGCCCGGACTGCCAGCGCCCCACCTCGGTGGGGGTGCTCTGCGTGGACTGCGAGCGGGAGATCTCCCGGCAGCAGGCCTCCACGCGGCCGCGGAACGCGATGGGCGCCCGCATCGGCCAGAGCACCCCGTACGTCACCTACGCCCTGATCGGCCTGTGCGTGCTGGGGTACCTCGGGCAGACGGTCGTCCCGCAGATCGTGGTGCAGCTGGGGCTCTTCGTCCCCTTCCGCGCCGTGGCGATGCCGTGGACCTTCTTCACCGCCGGCTTCCTGCACGGCGGGATCCTCCACCTGGCGCTGAACATGTACGCGCTGTGGATCGTGGGGAGGTACCTGGAGCAGGTGCTCGGCCGCGTACGGTTCTCCGCAGTCTACCTGGTCTCGATGCTCGGCGGGCACACCGCCGTGTATCTGATCGCGAACTCGCTCGAGCAGTCCTGGTACACCGGCACGCTCGGGGCCAGCGGCGGCGTGTTCGGCCTGTTCGCCGCCATGTTCATCGTCAACCGGCACCTGGGCGGGCAGACCGCGCAGATCCTCGTCCTGATCGGGCTGAACCTCGTCATCACCTTCACCGTCCCGGGCATCTCCTGGCAGGGGCACCTGGGCGGCCTGGTGCTCGGCGCCGCGGTGACCGCCGGGATGTTCGCCCTGCGCCCCAAGGCCGGTCCCGGCACGGATCGGCAGGCGCTGGCGCGCCGCTCCGCGCTCGTGCACTCCGCAGTGGTCGTGGCAGCGGTGCTGCTGTGCGTGGTGGTGATCGCGGTCAAGACGCTGCTGGTGCTCGGGCAGTGA